DNA from Denticeps clupeoides chromosome 7, fDenClu1.1, whole genome shotgun sequence:
ACTGTAAATCTCTTGTTCGGTTTCATCAATGTTTGGGATACAAAAAAGCATATATAGACTTATATATGAGACTTACCAGCACATTTCATGTGGAAGTTTTAAAAGCTGACACCTCTGTCCAACGGTGCACAAAGAGCTGTCTGTCAGCTAAAGTGTTGTTATTAATTTGTCAGATTTTATACATGGCAGAGACcattcaataaaattatttagccTTTTTGAAGAGAGATGATTATAATatgtcagtcatcctgtgaTAATGAAAGATCACCAAGACTACTTGTTCTGGACAGGAGTTGAACAGGTTGTAAAACTTTACGCTTCAGACACTCTGATAAACTCATGCTAATTATatgggcaacattctctaagATGTCAAACAAGTTTTGAAATTGTTGTAACATTGATATAAAACATTGATTTTGTTACAAATAGCAGAATAACGCGACGAATTCCAggacgtctttttttttattggtggcTGTGTTGCATTCACCCACGTACAATGTTGCTGTTTTCTGATTGGTTGTCGTGTTGGCCCTTTCTTTTCTGATAGTCCGTTTAGATTTCCGGCACtaggactactgtaactcccttctagctggtctaccactatgtaccatccgacctctacaactcatacaaaatgcagcagcacgactgatcttcaaccttcccaaattctcccacaccgcccctctgctacgttccctccactggctcccaggttcaaaatactgatgctggcctacaaagccaaacatggagtagcaccatcctacctcacagcccttattacacctcgcactgcaccttgtatactccgagcctccagtactgctcgcctggtccctccatctctgaaggtaaaaggaagacattcatctagactcttctccatcttggcccctcggtggtggaatgaacttcccctcgaggtcagaacagctcagtcactgagtattttcaaacgacagctcaagaccttcctcttttgagaatatttagattaacttggaaccttctttttgtcttatttatgtatagaaactacaacaaatgtgaataaaaagattgtattcatagttgggggtcctagtgaactagaattgatcacttcattgatggtaacatgaaagcacgttgtaagtctctctggataagggcatctgccaaatgccttaaatgtaaatgcaatattgGGCGCTGCAGTATATTAGTCTACAACAACGTAGTGGGAATTTCCTCTCGGTTCAGACGGTTCGTTTCGGTTCAGTTCAATTTTTACTCAGCAGCGGGATGCGGGATTTCCAATGTAGCTTGATTAAAACAACTTTAAAAACTACAAATTAGTCACAAAAAAACTACCCAAATTCCAGTAACGTGACTAAAATGTTATTCGTTACTTTCCACATCTGccgattgcaagtcgctctggttgCTCCGCCGCTGGATGGCCGCTGGGGGTCGCTGCTCCGCTGCTGGATGGCCGCTGGGGGGCGCTGCTCCGCCGCTGCCGCTGGGTGGCCGCTGGGGGGCGCTGCTCCGCCGCTGCCGCTGGGTGGCCGCTGGGGGGCGCTGCTCCGCCGCTGCCGCTGGGTGGCCGCTGGGGGGCGCTGCTCCACGGCCTGAGGAGGAAGTGCTTCAGAAAACAGGAAAGCACCGTGACACACCGCGGGCTGGAGGCTACGTCGGCGCTGGGCGACTGGTGGAAGCAGCAGCGGCCGCCCCTCCGGTGCCTGCGTTCGGGAGCCGCTGTTTTTGACTCCGTGAACACCGACGTCTTGCCGGAGGGTCGACGGGGCCGCCGAGCAGCATGCCGTAGCGCCGTTTCCCGCTTCGCCGAACTTCGTTTCCCTTTTTGTCCCCTCGTTAGCCGCCGCTGTGAGGACGACGGGAGAAAGTGAAGACGAAGAAACGCGAACTCGCTAGAACCGAATCCGGCTCGTGTGCTGACGTTTGAGGGCAATGGCGGACAACGTTGGAGAGGAGTCCAACGGGGCCGTCGGTTCGGCGGTGGGAGCCAGCCAGGGCAACGGGGCTCTGCTCTTGCCGACTCTGGGTACCGTCCACACCCTGGCGGGGCACTCGGTCGGCGGCGCGAACCCGGCCTCCCCTTCGCCGGCGGCCGCCGCGGAGAGCGACCTGACCGTGGAGGCTCCCATGATCGCGTACGCCATCAGCGCCGTGGAGAGCGCGTACGCGGGCGGGGTGGGCGTCTTCGGCACGGCGGTGAGCTCCGACGTCTCCGCGCCCTCCGCCGTGGCGCCCACGCTGCCCATCAGCATCGGGCCGAACCTGGCAGGAGCGGGCCTCCTGTCGCACATCCACGCCACGTCCTGGGACCCCACGCTCAGCACCGACTGGGACAACGAGAAGGCGTCGCAGCAGTGCATCCTCCGGATAAAAAGGTGCGGAGCTCGGCCCGGACCCTGCCGCGGACTGCGGAGCGCTCGGGTCATTTCGTGATTTTATTTCGTCACGGCTGGCATTTTAAACATCGTGGCCGTCTGACGTAATTCCCTAAACGGGCTTCGTCTCCCTAGAACATCCCTGACAGCACCGAGGCGGTGTGAACTACCGCACTGTTCCGCTGGAACAAGGGCGTCGAGTCAAAACTACAACCAGGACACTTTCGGTTTTACGGTAGTTTGTAAAACCTGGAGTGTCCGCCTGACATGGACTGAGTCCTTTGAATACTCCAGTCAAATGCATCATGGttatgaagatgatgatgatgatgatactgAGTGTAAAAGTGCATTTTAGCAGCGCTGCTTGCTGCGTTAGAGTTGACCTttcttgtcttctttttaatCCACAGAGATATCATGTCCATCTATAAGGAACCTCCTCCAGGCATGTTTGTTGTCCCTGATCCGCATGACATGACTAAGGTATTTTCTGACACTTGGCAACTATTCGTCTTCCAACGATGGAGCCTACGTAtgagtacattgatttgattattgttttttctaaAATCCCACGACATGAAATTTTCACTAGCCTGTctttggtcctgcagtggctagaaatggcaataggggAAAAGAGTGTGTCCAGGGAATTttgcacccctcccctaaaaaataaataaagtaactccaccgatCGTCATGGTGTGACgcattgcagttgctttgttaaaaatgagcacaatgtatttttttttttagttcagtcacacgagactctgaagaatcagtgggtttattacattttttttttttttttttttggaaaaaacgGCGACACGACTCCCTGTCTGTGCCAAATATTGTGGCTGGTGGCGTCATTTCCATGAATCTCCTCCTCGTTACCgtttaaagctgcagacactGAAGCACGcttcctggggaaatctcattgtgtggcTGAATTTAcgaaagaggcttcagatacagtattaggggtcCACTAAGAGCTATATAAACTGTCAGGGGATGTTTAATAACCTTACGGTTATTAAACATCAAAACAAATATGCTGTGAAACAGTAACCAAACCCTGACATggagtaatttcacagtttcttAATGTAAGTAATAATTAAAGTCACGACAATGTTTGTTTTTCACTAAAATGGGAAAAATGTCCATCTGATCTGACCTTGCATCCTCATGGAGACCAGATTGGTTATTTTCCAGAATTAATTTATCTTCTCTGGCttcttttttataaaatagcactgacctataaccccaaacacatcattaatgtgtcctctgcttttaaccatcacccttggtgagcagtgggcagccatgacaggtggccagggagcagcgtgtggggacggtgcttttgctcagtggcactttggcagatcgggatttgaaccggcaagtTTCTGGCTGTTTAACAGAGGAGAACGAGACTCGAAACAAGGAGAGTACTTTTGTTGAGaccggggagttacagcgccactaaCAGGAGTGGAGGGAGGGTCAAAACAGCCATTCTCTGCGTCTCTGTGtggacaacatttcagataacgccTCCGTGTGGACAATTgttaatacaaaacaaaaacctGTTTGTGGACTGAATTATATGATTTTGTTGTATAATTCATAGAAAGAATATTCGCTGCACCCAGAATGGTTGCTGTTCCTGTGCATTATAGGGTTTTATAATTCCCACCAATCAGAATCCTCTGCTTTACCAGATGTGGTATGAGATGTTTGATTTAATTTCCTAATTTAAGTCCAGTGAAGTGTTACCTGACTAatcaagactaattaaaaccGTCATATTGACTCGCTTACTCACTGTCCACTTAATCCATATCAgagactgttttatttttctgcagaaTGTGACTCATTCAGCCTCCCTCTTTTCAGATCCATGCCCTCATAACAGGACCATTTGACACACCTTATGAGGGGggcttcttcctctttcttttccgTTGCCCCCCGGACTACCCCATCCACCCACCACGGGTGAAGCTCATCACCACAGGACACAACACCGTGCGCTTCAACCCAAATTTCTATCGCAATGGCAAAGTGTGCCTCAGTATCCTTGGGTAAGGCTGCTCATTCACCTCCAACCCAGTTATTAGCTGCCGTAACTTCTTACATGATACTGGTGGGCCCTGTCTGGTGGTCCCCTCAATTCCTATTAGGGATTTtctatttagtttttatttgtttatatatatttttctaatgatgtgtatttttgttgttCCATTACATTGTTCTGTATGGGGGGAAAGTTTGATTCCACTTCTGTtctgctgctgaaatgaaaAAGGATTAGCCAGTATTGCTCAAAAGGATTACGGGTTTATATTTTCACAATTCTCCATTCGCTTTAGTGGCATAAAACCTGGTATTTGTACTTTAGGTATTAATCATGCAGAAAAGCAGATTTATTAATGATTGGATCTGTCGTTGTTGTCTTGGGAATTATTTTAATGCGGAACTGTTGTAGCCAATAGCGGTAAAAATTCATTTAGTACCGCAGTTGGTGCCATACCTCACGCCAAGGATCAGATTCTACACATTCAAAATATAATAACCATGCGTGGTTCTACGGTTTATGACCCAGTGCAGcgttataaaacaaaaaatgaagcaCCTTCTGCATTGATAAAATTAGAATGGTGCTTGGTAGCTTCCACTTAATTGTGGCATTTGCCCCATTCTGACCCCCTAGAACTTGTTAGGGCAGTTGCCATAGTTTTTCCATCAGATTACTATGGTTCCTGTTTGATGTTAAGAGTGTCGCTGTTGACTCAGCTGGTTGACCAGTACTATGTGTGTTCGACACGGCAGCACCTGGACAGGTCCAGCATGGAGCCCCGCTCAGAGTATCTCCTCTGTTTTAATCTCCATCCAGTCCCTGATGACAGAAAACCCCTACCACAATGAGCCTGGCTTTGAACAGGTAAAGCATGACTGCAACCCTGCatctcctaacacacacacacacacacttattggAGGAACATTTTCACTTCGTTTAGTGCTTTTAGTGCTTTCTAGATGAAGGCAGTATTGTAACAAATGAGCCTGAATTTGTCTAAAGCTGCAGTGTAAGGGACACCTGATCCTCCAAGGAAGATTTGTACTTGCTAGTGGGCACCACTAGATAAAGCCTGACTAATTGCACAACTGTTCCCATTCATGAATTAACCCTATTCCTATACTAAAAGGAGGATATAGGCTTAATCATTGAAGAGGAAGCTGACTCtttatgtttatgtatataATGTACTTGTCTGTCCTTAATGTATCTGTGAAATGTAGTGCTGATATACAGTTggaaccaaaagtttacatacactgtataaaaacacaattttttttccttactgtctgatattaaatcatacaaaaccctttaaGTTTTAGGCCTGTTTGGtttcttaaaataatttatctgctaaatgtcaaaataatgcatgagagattttatttttttaagtttgcatACACTAAAGTTACTATGACTTTAAACTCTTTGGGAAAGCCCAGATGATGACGTCATGGCTTTGGAAGCATCTGATAGGTTAACGGACACCACTTGTGTTGATTGGAGGCACGCctgtggatgtatttaaaggCACATCTCAACACACTGCTTActtttgtgacaccatgggaaagtctaaagaaatcagccaagacatcaggaagagaattgtggacctccacaagaGCAATTTCCGGATGCCTTAAGGTGCCACATTGGGCAGTGGTgtcttagcggttaaggaagcggccccgtaatcagaatcccgatccatcaaggtgccactgaggagccactgagcaaagcgccatccccacgcgctgctcctcgggtgcctgtcatggcagcccactgttcaccaagggtgattggttaaatgcagaggacatatttcactgtgtgcaccgacATGCGCTGTTACTCCACAAGAGTAACATTAAAGAAAACCCAGATTACActtgctgtaaatgctgtaaatgtgcactttgcaaatacacacagggacaaagaccctaatttctggagacgtcctgtggtctgatgaaaaaagaaaaaaaaaagaactgtttggccataatgaccattgtcatatttggaggaaaaagggggGATGCCTTCAAGCCTAAGAACACCATCCCAGCTGTGAAGTACGGAGGTGACGGCGTCATGTTGTgtggggttgttttgctgcaggagggaTAGGTGCACTTCAGAAAATAGATAGCATCATGAAGAAAAGTGaagattgtcacttgtgatgcacagcccacagtgcacccagtgaaatttgtcctctgcgtttaagccatcaccctgagtgtgcactgggcagccatgacaggcgcccggggagcagtgtgtcgggactgtgctttgctgagtggtaccttggcggatcggtattcaaaccggcaaccttctgattacggggccgcttccttaaccgctaggtcaccactgaccCGCGcagtatgttgaaatattgaagcagcATCTTAAGACATCAGCCAGGAGGTTATATCTTGGGCTAAAATGGGTCTTCCacatggacaatgaccctaagcattGGACCCTGCAAAGTTGGTTACAAAGTGGCATAAGGACAACAAAGTCAGTGTTTTGGAGTGGTCATCACAAAGCCATAGAAAATTTGTGGTCGGAGCTGAAAATATGTGTGAGAGCAAGGCGACCTACAAGCCTGactcaattacaccagttctgtcaggaggaatgggccaaaattccatAAAACTAttgtgagaagcttgtggaaggagacccacattgtttgtgtcaagtccatcagtttaaaggcaattctaccaagtactaagcaaatgtatgtaaacttttgactttgaagaaagtaataagaAAATCTCAAAATTCTCTcaaacattattttgacatttagcaaatagaaattattttgagaATCCAAAAAtgtgtatgatttaatatcagacagtaagaaacAAAACGTTATGtctttatacagtgtatgtaaacttttggtttcaactgtaaaTATGGTTATTGGCAggctatttttttatacaagGCAGTAAGAATCAAGTGAAGAATCTCACCACGGACGAGAATTTCATGCTCATCATATAATTTGCGTGTGATCCAAGAAAGGATGGGTAACAGTTCAATGTCTAGTTACATAGTTCATTTTCATCTGGTGtcccatttttttctccttttctttcatAGGAGAGGCATCCAGGAGACAGTAAGAACTACAACGAGTGCATTCGTCACGAGACCATGCGCGTGGCAGTCTGTGACATGTTGGAGGGCAAAGTGCCCTGCCCTGAGGCTTtgtggtgagtgtgtttggCATTTCTGATGCCACTCATGCCTTCCTCCTCCATAATTAGTGCCACTCCTCGTATTCCAGTCACCTGGATTCGCTTTCATATGCATGACTGacattgaaaatatttttctttacttGTAATATGTTTCTTTAATTATagattatagattttttttttcctcatagtGATCTTTCAGGATAAAGCATTTGAgctgaaatagttttttttcttgttttattatgcaaagtgaaagtgataaaacacacacaatgaaatggttcctcttaacccatcacccttagtaataGATGTGTGAACGTTCACTtgttaaggcctcgttcacgcAGGTGTTTTTCTGCCGATCAGGTGAGTGCAGATTGAACGCTGAACGTTTTTCTGCTGAtaggagcaaatcaaagcatccacatgGATGTTGAGCGCCAACGTTCGTTTGGCTGTGCAgcattgcatgcagcattttTCTTGGTGTCAGTTTCTGCCGAAAAAAACGCATAAAATCAGCAATCGACATCATATATTTAATTATGCACTGCAtggatgcagaatcgtccacatctgcatcatgTTGCATTGACTATGAGAtcaatttcaacacccctaccaGAAGTCCCATACCTGAGGTGTGTTATGGTATTCATTCCCTGTCACAGGGACTAAGGAAATGCgcgcacacaaacaaatgaacagcatacgtttctttttctgtcttctA
Protein-coding regions in this window:
- the LOC114793415 gene encoding ubiquitin-conjugating enzyme E2 Z, with the translated sequence MADNVGEESNGAVGSAVGASQGNGALLLPTLGTVHTLAGHSVGGANPASPSPAAAAESDLTVEAPMIAYAISAVESAYAGGVGVFGTAVSSDVSAPSAVAPTLPISIGPNLAGAGLLSHIHATSWDPTLSTDWDNEKASQQCILRIKRDIMSIYKEPPPGMFVVPDPHDMTKIHALITGPFDTPYEGGFFLFLFRCPPDYPIHPPRVKLITTGHNTVRFNPNFYRNGKVCLSILGTWTGPAWSPAQSISSVLISIQSLMTENPYHNEPGFEQERHPGDSKNYNECIRHETMRVAVCDMLEGKVPCPEALWSVMEKSFLEYYDFYEGVCKDRLHLQGQNMQDPFGEKRGRFDYQGLLARLSAIQRRVREKCLSEDNDGDSDSDTSSSGTDPDSQGSSQP